Proteins co-encoded in one Oreochromis aureus strain Israel breed Guangdong linkage group 3, ZZ_aureus, whole genome shotgun sequence genomic window:
- the LOC120438326 gene encoding uncharacterized protein LOC120438326 isoform X1: MSAVTASLCSTLMFVLFVSADQKNITAESGQNVTLTCRAPNNKIIVVEWSRADLGDKHVLVYRDGQFVPDHQHPSFKNRVDLQDKQMKDGDVSLILKDVTINDTGTYRCHVLIEKPWQWSNISIIHLHVAPPGQTGGQEKDEDNKDGGKEDKKKEDGSVGLIVGLSVLFVLLLVAAAVGFLIYRKHKQQQSEETNQPPV, from the exons ATGTCTGCTGTAACTGCGTCACTCTGCTCCACGCTGATGTTTGTCCTGTtcgtctctgcag accagaaaaacatcacagctgagtctggacagaacgtcactctgacatgtcgagctccaaacaacaaaatcatagttgtagagtggagcagagctgacctgggagatAAACATGTGCTTGTGTACCGAGACGGGCAGTTTGTTCCAGatcaccagcatccatcttttaagaaccgggtggatctgcaggacaaacagatgaaggatggagacgtgtctttgattctgaaggatgtgacgattaatgacactggaacatacaGGTGTCATGTCCTCATTGAAAAACCATGGCAATGGAGCAACATCAGCATCATCCACCTTCATGTTgctcctccag gtcagacaggaggacaagAGAAGGATGAAGACAACAAAGATGGAGGAAAGGAAGACAAAAAGAAGGAGGatggatctgttggactgatAGTTGGTCTGTCAGTTCTTTTTGTGCTTcttcttgttgctgctgctgttggtttcttgatctacagaaaacataaacaacaacagagTGAGGAAACAAACCAGCCTCCTGTTTAA
- the LOC120438326 gene encoding programmed cell death 1 ligand 1-like isoform X2 produces MSAVTASLCSTLMFVLFVSADQKNITAESGQNVTLTCRAPNNKIIVVEWSRADLGDKHVLVYRDGQFVPDHQHPSFKNRVDLQDKQMKDGDVSLILKDVTINDTGTYRCHVLIEKPWQWSNISIIHLHVAPPGQTGGQEKDEDNKDGGKEDKKKEDGSVGLIVESVRAKCLYEGQRTKAE; encoded by the exons ATGTCTGCTGTAACTGCGTCACTCTGCTCCACGCTGATGTTTGTCCTGTtcgtctctgcag accagaaaaacatcacagctgagtctggacagaacgtcactctgacatgtcgagctccaaacaacaaaatcatagttgtagagtggagcagagctgacctgggagatAAACATGTGCTTGTGTACCGAGACGGGCAGTTTGTTCCAGatcaccagcatccatcttttaagaaccgggtggatctgcaggacaaacagatgaaggatggagacgtgtctttgattctgaaggatgtgacgattaatgacactggaacatacaGGTGTCATGTCCTCATTGAAAAACCATGGCAATGGAGCAACATCAGCATCATCCACCTTCATGTTgctcctccag gtcagacaggaggacaagAGAAGGATGAAGACAACAAAGATGGAGGAAAGGAAGACAAAAAGAAGGAGGatggatctgttggactgatAGTTG AGTCTGTGAGGGCCAAATGTTTGTATGAAGGACAGAGAACAAAg GCTGAGTGA